From the Campylobacter volucris genome, the window CAAAAATCATTTTAGGGGCTATTATATACATGTATTATCCTTAATAAAAGGGAAATTGTAGCTAAAATTTAGCTTTAAAATGTTATAATATAGTAAATTTTGCTAAAAAGGTTTGAAGAATGAAAGTTATGGTTATACAAGGTCCAAATGTAAATATGCTAGGCATTAGAGAAACTCATATTTATGGCAATATGAAAATGGACGATATCCATGAACAAATGAAAATGGCTGCACAACAATCCAATGTTGAAATTGAATTTTTTCAAAGCAATTTTGAGGGAGAATTGGTGGATAAAATTCAAGAATGCATGGGAAGTGTTGATGGTATAATTATCAATGCAGCTGCTTACTCGCACACTTCTATAGCGATTCGCGATGCAATTGCAGCGATTAATTTACCTGTGATTGAAGTGCATATTAGCAATACTTATAGAAGAGAAGAATTTAGACAAAAAAGCATGATAGCACCAGTTTGTGCAGGTAGTATTATAGGTTTTGGTCCTTTTGGTTATCATATGGCGTTAATGGGACTTTTTCAAATTTTTGAAAGAATTAATGCTCACAAAGCAGCACAAGCTCAACAAAATCAATGAATTATATTTTAAAAAACGAGAATGCGCTTTTTTATGAGTGCGGATATTCTTGCGATAATGCTTTGTTTTTAAAATTAGAAAATGAAGCATTTTTTATTACTGATGCTAGATATGTATTTGAAGCAAAAGAATTTGTAAAAAATGCTCAAGTTGTATTAGCTCAAGATTTATTTGCTAAGGCAAGAGAATTATTAACAAATAATGCTATTAAAAAAATAAGTTTTGATCTAAAAGATTTCACTTGTTTTGATTTTAAAGAGCTTAGTAAAGATAGCACTATAGAATTTGAAGAAAAATTAGACTTAAGCAAAAACAAACGCATTATAAAAACTGCTCAAGAATTAGAAATTTTACAAAAGAGCGTGAATTTTGGGAAAGAATGCTTTGATGAATTTGCTAAATTTATTAGCAAAGAAGGGCATGGTAAAAGCGAAAAAGAGCTTTGGTTTAAAGCATGTGAAATTTTTCAAAAAAAAGGAAAATTAGGACTTTCGTTTTCTCCTATTGTGGCGATTAATGAAAATGCAGCCAAGGCTCATGCTTTACCAAGTGAGAAAAAATTAGAATTTGGAGATTTGTTATTAGTTGATGCTGGGGTGGTGTATCAAAGGTATTGTTCTGATCGTACTAGAACAGCTTGTTTTGATGAGAATGGAATAATTTTTGACAAAGATAAGCCTAATTTTAAAGACAAAGAAATAGCACAAATTTATGAAGTAGTTAAACAAGCTCAACTTAAAGCCATAGAAAAAGCGCGTGTTGGCATGAAGGCAAGTGAGCTTGATTTTATAGCTAGAGAAGTTATAAAAAATGCAGGCTTTGAGAAAGAATTTATACATAGTTTAGGTCATGGAGTAGGGCTTGATATACACGAGCTTCCAAACATTAGCCCAAGAAGTAATTTGGAGTTAAAAGAAGGAATGGTTTTTACTATCGAGCCTGGAATTTATATCCAAGATAAACTAGGAATTAGAATCGAAGATATGGTTTATCTGACTAAAGAAAAGGCGGTGGTATTGTAATTTGTTAATTAAAGGAGCTAGAAGGATAGAAAAAAATCGTTTTTTTCCTTTTTATTCGAATGAAAAAAAAAGAGGAAAATACATAGCCATTATAGGTTTAGGAAGCAATATAGAAGATGAAAAAAAACGCTTTTTGGCTTTTTTTAGACTTTTAATGCAAGATAGACGCTTGCAAGTGTTGCAAACCTCGCCATTTTTGATAAATAAAGCCTTTGGTTTTGAAGATCAAAAAGACTTTACTAATGCTGTGATGATAGTAAGCACTAGCTTGCATGCAAGAGCACTTTTAAAAGTTTTGTTTTTTTATGAGTTTAAATTCAAAAGAAAAAGAACTTTTAAAAATGCTCCTAGAACGCTGGATTTGGATTTGTTATATTTTTCAAAGAAAGCAAGAAAAGATGAGTATTGCACAGTGCCTCATATAGGGGTAAATGATAGAATTAGTGTAACTTTGCCTTTGGGCTTGTTAAGATAAGGAAAAACATGGGACAATTAATTCATACTTTTACGGTTGAAAGCACAGATGAGATTATACCTAAGGTAAAACAAGATTATGGTGATAAAGCTTTAATTGTAACTAATAAACAAATTAGACCAAAAACAATTAATCAAAAA encodes:
- the aroQ gene encoding type II 3-dehydroquinate dehydratase → MKVMVIQGPNVNMLGIRETHIYGNMKMDDIHEQMKMAAQQSNVEIEFFQSNFEGELVDKIQECMGSVDGIIINAAAYSHTSIAIRDAIAAINLPVIEVHISNTYRREEFRQKSMIAPVCAGSIIGFGPFGYHMALMGLFQIFERINAHKAAQAQQNQ
- a CDS encoding M24 family metallopeptidase gives rise to the protein MNYILKNENALFYECGYSCDNALFLKLENEAFFITDARYVFEAKEFVKNAQVVLAQDLFAKARELLTNNAIKKISFDLKDFTCFDFKELSKDSTIEFEEKLDLSKNKRIIKTAQELEILQKSVNFGKECFDEFAKFISKEGHGKSEKELWFKACEIFQKKGKLGLSFSPIVAINENAAKAHALPSEKKLEFGDLLLVDAGVVYQRYCSDRTRTACFDENGIIFDKDKPNFKDKEIAQIYEVVKQAQLKAIEKARVGMKASELDFIAREVIKNAGFEKEFIHSLGHGVGLDIHELPNISPRSNLELKEGMVFTIEPGIYIQDKLGIRIEDMVYLTKEKAVVL
- the folK gene encoding 2-amino-4-hydroxy-6-hydroxymethyldihydropteridine diphosphokinase; its protein translation is MLIKGARRIEKNRFFPFYSNEKKRGKYIAIIGLGSNIEDEKKRFLAFFRLLMQDRRLQVLQTSPFLINKAFGFEDQKDFTNAVMIVSTSLHARALLKVLFFYEFKFKRKRTFKNAPRTLDLDLLYFSKKARKDEYCTVPHIGVNDRISVTLPLGLLR